GAATTGGTTCAATTTATATTTTGAATAATATTTCACACTTAGATATAATCAAGCCACGAATGACCAGTTGGAAATTGTCTTTTCAAAGTCATTTTTAACCAATCCCTTTGTTCAGGCAGTAAATATGGAAGCATAATTTGTAAATCTTGAAAGTCTTTTTCTCTAACCTTTGGACTACCACCTTTATAAAGGAGTTGAATCTCGGGTCTTAGGTAAGGTATCTCATCATCTGTTCTTAAAAATATATCCTCTAATCTTCTTCGAATAGATTTTTCTCTCCTGTATATCCAGGATTGTTGTTCAGTCTCTACTAACATAATTTGAAAAGCCCAGGGAGAACTACTGCTTTTTGTAACCCAGATGTCATTTGTGGTTTTTAAAAACTCGCCTTCTTGCCAAGGAACAAGTTTCCCATTCTCTGCTTTGTATAACATCCAATCACCTGACAAATGATTATAGGCAGTCAATTGTTCGTCTCGAAGTATTATTACATCTATATCATCATGTGCCCTTGACTGTTTGCCTAAATGTAGATCTAAAGCCCATCCCCCTGCAATACCCCATTTAATTGGAATAATAGAAAAGAGCTTATTAATTTCTGTTATGGTGATTGATTCCCAATTATCTATATCTGTCCGCAAATGAATGTCCTCCCGTAGCGTTGAAATAAAATTTGATTAAAAGTATCCTGTAAACGTTGATTTTCGTTATAAAAACCCACCCTTTTAAAATTAACGGTGGGATTCTATTGATTAAATAGTGTGTTTTCTTAAAAAGTTGAACAAAATTTTAAGAAATATCCTATATATTCCCTAAATGATTCGTATCATTTATAAAGTGAATTACCTTTTCCTTATCAGTAAGTTCAATTAAACTAATTCCTGTATCTCCAATTTTAAAATAATAATCCATGTTGATTGGCATTTGGTAAAAAGCACGTAATATATTATTAATTACCCCACCATGAGCAACAATCGCTATTCGCTCATATGTATTTCCTGTCACAATCTTAGAAAATATCGTTTCAATTCTCATTCGAAATTCTATGAATGTCTCTCCATTTTCAAAACTTTCATGAAAAAATTTTGGCTCAGGATACTTTTTCGCTTCTTCAAAGGATAATCCAGCTTGTACACCATTATTAAACTCCATTAATTCTTCTT
This genomic stretch from Lysinibacillus pakistanensis harbors:
- a CDS encoding nucleotidyltransferase domain-containing protein, encoding MRTDIDNWESITITEINKLFSIIPIKWGIAGGWALDLHLGKQSRAHDDIDVIILRDEQLTAYNHLSGDWMLYKAENGKLVPWQEGEFLKTTNDIWVTKSSSSPWAFQIMLVETEQQSWIYRREKSIRRRLEDIFLRTDDEIPYLRPEIQLLYKGGSPKVREKDFQDLQIMLPYLLPEQRDWLKMTLKRQFPTGHSWLDYI